The following proteins are co-located in the Vanessa cardui chromosome 15, ilVanCard2.1, whole genome shotgun sequence genome:
- the LOC124535822 gene encoding mantle protein-like — protein MAAIHFFMVLLIASSLSAKKVDQKAKVSELLENGIKEESTGKLAKRGIISSGHGYVSSGLAHGIGYGSGLSHGISIGSGLSHGISIGSGLSHGIGIGSSSIGIGGISGIGYGGGSGIAIGGGSGIGIGGGAGIGIGSGIAVGGGPAVAVAAPAVAVAAAPAVAVAPQVQTSVSVQPNPVILRQEVPRFITRTITRDVQVPVQVPVPVPVDRQVPYPVRVPVPVPVDRPVPVIHKVPVEVTRQVPVYYERKVPYPVKVPVSVPVPYPVTVEKQVPVDRPVYVDRQVPVPHPVYVDRQVNVPVPVHVDRPVPVPHPVVVDRPVAVPQPVVVEKQVASVPISTGITSISGGYGGGLSYGGGLSYGSGLSYGGGLSYGSGLSYGSGLSYGHGSSGLISSGYGISSGYGHSGGLSGYSKIITSH, from the exons ATGGCAGCGATTCACTTTTTTAtg GTGCTGCTTATAGCAAGCAGCCTGTCAGCCAAGAAGGTCGATCAAAAAGCAAAGGTGTCAGAACTCCTCGAGAATGGCATCAAAGAGGAGTCTACAGGAAAGCTAGCTAAGAGAGGCATTATTTCCTCCGGTCACGGATACGTGTCCTCAGGATTGGCTCACGGAATCGGCTACGGTTCTGGATTGTCGCACGGAATCAGCATCGGTTCTGGGTTATCACACGGAATCAGCATCGGTTCTGGATTATCTCATGGTATCGGTATTGGTTCATCATCAATTGGCATCGGAGGCATTTCTGGAATAGGATACGGTGGCGGTTCAGGAATAGCCATTGGAGGAGGCTCTGGAATCGGAATTGGAGGAGGCGCTGGAATCGGAATCGGTTCTGGAATAGCAGTCGGAGGTGGACCCGCAGTAGCAGTTGCAGCCCCAGCTGTTGCTGTAGCCGCAGCACCCGCTGTCGCTGTCGCACCCCAAGTACAAACATCCGTCTCAGTACAACCAAATCCAGTCATTCTTCGCCAAGAAGTACCTAGATTTATTACACGGACAATCACCAGAGACGTCCAGGTACCGGTTCAAGTTCCCGTACCAGTACCGGTCGACCGTCAAGTTCCGTACCCAGTCAGAGTACCAGTGCCAGTACCAGTCGACAGACCAGTACCCGTTATTCACAAAGTACCTGTTGAAGTAACAAGACAGGTTCCAGTGTACTACGAAAGGAAAGTACCTTACCCAGTCAAGGTTCCAGTATCAGTACCAGTACCCTACCCAGTGACGGTTGAAAAGCAAGTACCAGTTGACAGACCAGTATACGTAGACCGTCAAGTACCCGTACCTCACCCAGTGTACGTCGATCGTCAAGTTAATGTACCAGTTCCCGTGCACGTCGACAGGCCCGTTCCAGTGCCCCACCCAGTGGTCGTAGATAGGCCAGTCGCGGTACCACAGCCCGTAGTCGTTGAAAAACAAGTTGCATCTGTGCCAATATCAACAGGTATTACCAGCATCTCTGGTGGATACGGAGGTGGTCTGTCATACGGGGGTGGCCTGTCATATGGTAGTGGCCTCTCATACGGTGGCGGTCTGTCATATGGTAGTGGTCTGTCATACGGAAGTGGTCTCTCATACGGTCACGGTTCGTCTGGTCTCATTTCGTCCGGCTACGGTATTTCGTCCGGCTACGGTCACTCAGGCGGTCTGTCCGGATACTCCAAAATCATCACTAGCCACTAA
- the LOC124535938 gene encoding endothelin-converting enzyme 2-like, with protein MNAWSGNDCDTMGPPVTRAASANSTIPPLKNGSDLRETGYLIDVGSRTARFRRKHRNKIVSIIYFILLLLLLCIAVTMTVLYVKQKNRKPISICLSKECLRSAANLALSMNTKAHPCDDFYQYACGNWAKEHPRPDIFQSFDWFRDKQMKVYATVRDFLNRNTSDLPRPVKQAKDLYTACMDTETLDKRGLKPILKVLESLGLPAYPTYINMTEDTDYSTYSFDWLEAVINIKIQLGMDVLIGFDIFTDPKNSSIYKLVMGSPETTNPFPSMRHEKKRHIGQRNLVTNKIERYKNDNMNVQDSKNFKNFENQENKEDDEKIAHVSKLYYAELIKLFVLEDAPKDSNLSELQLDQNIFLAANDYHNFNEDMYELEANNDTSSEDDEYLNVPEYTVYEIQEHTDMIVKDNNGTASPIWKRYLEGVFNISNVKLDFDNDKILISDPDLVYMALMAAYLSKASPVLIELYVWIKVVEVMAAHTTTELRILFQRSYEALGNHDLYTPPRSQQCASAVNEMLGMAVSYAIADPRFFYITKPKIEVMLSEMKNALAHLVGQAKWMDDDTKLATYQKIIQMKTLVGFPDWLLDAEKLEKYYEGIEVNTKTHLENLINIIQVKIKKALNKFRIGNNGSWATDPTEVNAYHTFQENTITVPLVMLQHPFFDLGLDSLNYGSLGTVLGHEITHGFDNFGRLFDKNGNLLPWWSNDTINSFVNKTQCFIDQYSTYYVPEIDQHVDGKKTLGENIADNGGVREALAALREHLRKNGPEPKLPGFEHLNSEQLFFLSFGNLWCGVSTKEVLKADLTDEHSPQQFRARGALQNNADFAKTWNCPPGSPMNPSNKCIIF; from the exons GCGCGGCGAGTGCTAATTCTACGATACCACCTCTGAAAAATGGAAGTGATCTCAGAGAGACGGGATATTTAATAGACGTCGGGTCCAGAACAGCTCG TTTTAgaagaaaacatagaaataaaattgtatccaTCATCTACTTCATACTGCTGTTGCTTCTTTTATGTATAGCTGTTACAATGACTGTTTTGT atgttaaacaaaaaaacaggAAGCCTATTTCTATATGTCTGAGTAAAGAATGTCTCAGATCAGCTGCCAATCTTGCCTTATCGATGAACACTAAAGCACATCCATGCGACGACTTTTATCAG TACGCTTGTGGCAATTGGGCGAAAGAACATCCTCGGCCTGATATATTCCAGTCTTTTGATTGGTTTAGAGATAAACAAATGAAGGTGTATGCGACTGTAAGGGACTTTTTGAATAGAAATACAAGTGACCTACCACGACCGGTGAAACAGGCGAAGGATTTGTATACTGCTTGTATGGATACAG AGACGTTGGATAAACGTGGATTAAAaccaatattaaaagtattagaaTCATTGGGATTACCGGCGTATCCTACTTACATAAATATGACAGAAGATACGGACTACTCAACATATTCTTTCGATTGGTTAGAAgcggtaataaatattaaaattcagttAGGAATGGACGTTCTCATCGGCTTTGATATATTTACTGATCCCAAAAATTCGTCCATATATAAGCTCGTCATGGGATCACCAGAAACAACTAATCCTTTTCCAAG CATGCGCCATGAGAAAAAACGTCATATAGGACAAAGAAATTTAGTAACAAACAAGATTGaaagatataaaaatgataatatgaaTGTTCAAgatagtaaaaattttaaaaacttcgAAAATCAGGAAAATAAGGAAGACGATGAAAAAATAGCTCACGTTTCCAAACTGTATTATGCGGAGCTTATCAAACTCTTTGTTCTTGAAGATGCTCCAAAAGATTCCAACTTATCTGAACTACAATTGGACCAGAACATTTTCTTGGCTGCAAATGATTATCATAATTTCAACGAAGATATGTACGAG ctAGAAGCTAATAATGACACATCAAGTGAAGATGATGAATATCTAAATGTACCAGAATACACCGTCTATGAGATTCAAGAACACACAGATATGATCGTTAAAGATAATAATGGAACAGCTTCACCTATATGGAAACGATACTTAGAAGGCGTATTCAATATCAGTAATGTGAAACTGGATTTTGACAATGATAAAATTCTTATATCTGATCCTGATTTAGTGTACATGGCACTAATGGCGGCTTATCTATCAAAAGCGTCTCCAGTTCTAATAGAACTATACGTTTGGATTAAG GTGGTAGAAGTTATGGCAGCTCATACTACAACTGAGTTGAGAATACTGTTTCAAAGATCATACGAAGCTCTTGGAAACCATGATTTGTATACACCACCTCGCAGCCAGCAGTGTGCAAGTGCAGTCAACGAAATGCTAGGCATGGCTGTCTCGTATGCCATCGCGGATCCTCGTTTCTTCTATATTACTAAACCTAAA ATTGAAGTCATGCTTAGTGAGATGAAAAATGCACTCGCCCATCTGGTGGGTCAAGCCAAATGGATGGACGACGATACAAAATTAGCGACATATCAAAAGATCATTCAAATGAAGACATTAGTGGGATTTCCTGACTGGTTGCTCGATGCTGAAAAATTAGAGAAATATTACGAAGGAATTGAAGTGAATACCAAAACGCATTTagaaaacttaattaatataatacaagtgAAGATTAAAAAGGCTCTGAACAAATTTCGGATTGGTAACAATGGAAGTTGGGCCACTGATCCCACAGAAGTGAATGCATATCATACATTTCAAGAAAACACAATAA CTGTACCTTTAGTGATGTTACAACATCCATTCTTCGATTTAGGACTTGA TTCTCTAAACTATGGTTCACTTGGCACTGTACTCGGACATGAAATAACTCACGGCTTTGACAACTTTG GTCGCTTGTTTGATAAAAACGGCAACTTGTTACCCTGGTGGTCGAATGATACCATAAATTCGTTTGTTAACAAGACGCAATGTTTCATCGATCAATATTCAACTTATTACGTTCCAGAAATTGATCAACAC GTAGATGGTAAAAAGACATTAGGGGAGAATATCGCAGACAATGGTGGAGTCCGGGAGGCACTGGCTGCACTCAGAGAACATCTACGGAAAAATGGTCCCGAACCGAAACTTCCCGGCTTCGAACACTTAAATTCTGagcaactattttttttgtcatttggAAAT ttatGGTGTGGCGTTTCAACCAAGGAGGTATTAAAGGCAGATCTTACTGACGAACATTCCCCACAGCAGTTCCGAGCACGCGGTGCTTTGCAAAACAATGCTGATTTCGCTAAAACCTGGAACTGTCCACCGGGCTCACCAATGAACCCTTCGaacaaatgtataatattctaa